Proteins found in one Rhodovulum sp. MB263 genomic segment:
- a CDS encoding GcrA family cell cycle regulator, whose protein sequence is MSWTDERVETLKRMWAEGQSASQIAKELGGVTRNAVIGKVHRLGLSNRAGAAPARPAPAAAAATAPAAKEKPAPKPEAAPAAAPAAPASPSPATPESRPAAAQEPQDAAPPPAATRKAIVPAGQPLPPQPSANEISPEALASVREVEKTAKRLTLMELTERTCKWPIGDPATDDFWFCGLPVQQGKPYCEAHVGVAFQPMSARRDRKR, encoded by the coding sequence ATGTCCTGGACGGATGAACGTGTCGAAACGCTGAAACGCATGTGGGCCGAGGGCCAGTCGGCGAGCCAGATCGCCAAGGAACTGGGTGGTGTGACCCGCAACGCGGTCATCGGCAAGGTGCATCGGCTGGGGCTGTCGAACCGCGCGGGCGCCGCTCCGGCACGCCCGGCCCCCGCCGCCGCAGCCGCAACCGCACCGGCCGCCAAGGAAAAGCCCGCGCCGAAACCAGAGGCCGCCCCGGCCGCGGCGCCGGCGGCCCCGGCCAGCCCGAGCCCGGCCACGCCCGAAAGCCGGCCGGCCGCCGCGCAGGAACCGCAGGACGCGGCCCCGCCGCCGGCCGCGACCCGCAAGGCCATCGTGCCCGCAGGCCAGCCGCTGCCGCCGCAGCCCTCCGCCAACGAGATCAGCCCCGAAGCCCTGGCCTCGGTGCGCGAGGTCGAGAAGACCGCCAAGCGGCTGACGCTGATGGAACTGACCGAGCGCACCTGCAAATGGCCGATCGGCGACCCCGCAACCGACGATTTCTGGTTCTGCGGCCTGCCGGTTCAACAGGGCAAACCCTATTGCGAGGCCCATGTCGGCGTCGCCTTCCAGCCGATGAGCGCCCGGCGCGACCGCAAGCGCTGA
- the rimO gene encoding 30S ribosomal protein S12 methylthiotransferase RimO: protein MSDPRSPNPPDLRPDLAPRARIADPARPGQPTIGMVSLGCPKALVDSERILTRLRAEGYAISPDYAGADAVIVNTCGFLDSAKAESLEAIGEALKENGRVIVTGCLGAEPGYITGAHPTVLAVTGPHQYEQVLDAVHGAVPPAPDPFIDLLPASGVSLTPRHYSYLKISEGCNHHCRFCIIPDMRGRLASRPAHAVLREAEKLAEAGVKELLVISQDTSAYGVDLRHATQKGHRAHITDLARDLGTLGIWVRLHYVYPYPHVRELIPLMAEGLILPYLDIPFQHAHPDTLKRMARPAAAAKTLDEIAAWRAVCPDLALRSTFIVGYPGETEAEFQTLLDWLDEAQLDRVGCFQYENVAGATANDLPDHVPAEVKQDRWDRFMAKAQSISEAKLAAKVGQRIEVIVDETDAEGIASCRTKADAPEIDGCLFIDAGAEGLAPGDIVTVEVDEAGEYDLWGRLEG from the coding sequence ATGTCCGATCCCAGATCGCCGAACCCCCCCGACCTCCGCCCCGACCTGGCCCCCCGCGCCCGGATCGCCGACCCTGCCCGCCCGGGCCAGCCGACCATCGGCATGGTCAGCCTGGGCTGCCCCAAGGCACTGGTCGACAGCGAACGGATTCTCACACGGCTCCGGGCCGAGGGCTACGCGATCTCGCCCGATTACGCAGGCGCCGACGCGGTGATCGTGAATACTTGCGGCTTTCTCGACAGCGCCAAGGCCGAAAGCCTCGAGGCCATCGGCGAGGCCCTGAAGGAAAACGGCCGGGTGATCGTCACCGGCTGCCTCGGCGCCGAACCGGGCTATATCACCGGTGCCCATCCGACGGTGCTGGCGGTCACGGGCCCGCATCAATACGAACAGGTGCTGGACGCCGTCCATGGCGCGGTGCCGCCCGCGCCCGACCCGTTCATCGACCTTTTGCCCGCCTCGGGCGTCAGCCTGACGCCGCGCCATTACAGCTATCTGAAGATTTCCGAGGGCTGCAATCACCATTGCCGCTTCTGCATCATTCCCGACATGCGCGGCAGGCTTGCCTCGCGCCCGGCCCATGCGGTCCTGCGCGAGGCCGAGAAGCTGGCCGAGGCCGGGGTGAAGGAGCTTCTGGTCATCAGCCAGGACACCTCGGCCTACGGGGTGGATCTCAGGCACGCGACCCAGAAGGGCCACCGGGCCCATATCACCGACCTCGCCCGCGATCTGGGAACGCTCGGGATCTGGGTCCGGCTGCACTACGTCTATCCCTACCCGCACGTGCGCGAACTGATCCCGCTGATGGCCGAGGGGCTGATCCTGCCCTATCTCGACATCCCGTTCCAGCACGCCCATCCCGACACGCTGAAACGCATGGCCCGACCCGCGGCGGCCGCGAAGACGCTGGACGAGATCGCTGCCTGGCGGGCGGTCTGTCCCGATCTGGCGCTGCGCTCGACCTTCATCGTCGGCTATCCCGGCGAAACCGAGGCCGAGTTCCAGACCCTGCTCGACTGGCTCGACGAGGCGCAGCTCGACCGTGTCGGCTGCTTCCAATACGAGAATGTGGCGGGCGCGACCGCGAACGACCTGCCCGATCATGTGCCCGCCGAGGTCAAGCAGGACCGCTGGGACCGCTTCATGGCAAAGGCCCAGTCGATTTCCGAGGCCAAGCTGGCCGCGAAGGTCGGTCAGCGAATCGAGGTCATCGTCGACGAAACCGACGCCGAGGGCATCGCCAGCTGCCGCACCAAGGCCGACGCGCCCGAGATCGATGGCTGTCTTTTCATCGACGCGGGTGCCGAAGGCCTCGCCCCGGGCGATATCGTGACCGTCGAGGTCGACGAGGCGGGCGAGTACGATCTCTGGGGGCGGCTCGAAGGCTGA
- a CDS encoding AsmA family protein: MRWMIRGLLGVVVLVGLGGALVLLMPTDRVARLAADQVEKATGRVLTISGGVRPSLWPEIGVETGAVSLANADWSEQGPMLTAEGLAVGIDFARLLRGQIAVREVAVIAPHILLERRADGRGNWEFDRPESAAAPGAAAEPGAETQGQGALAGITLDRGEIADGALVYLDHASGARTELSDVAAELTAPDRDGPADLKFKALLNGQEVSLSARIARAAALIDGEQARVTLDAALGRASLAFDGPVGLAPLSADGKLFADVSDLRAIFAAAGATPPQLPSGVGQRLVLEGHAALTPDGAIRLERASFGQDGNTISGDAEFVPGARPHLEARLSAGTLDLSPFVANGSGGGADKKGGAGSASNAPPAGWSTAPIDTDWMRTLDAEIGLDAEGLDLGKVRLGRLRLDARLEDARLSGDLHELQAYAGNVTGSFDVDGRKGLSLGADLDIAGVAAEALLRDMAGFDRLQTSADLQLSLQASGRSVAALMGSLSGGGTFGFGRGEFRGLDLAGMLINLDPSYIGAGAKTIFDSISASFTLDRGVLSNSDLRLVAPLLSAGGRGRVDLAARDLDYTLVPTALPGSGNGGISVPLRITGPWAAPRVRLDAGAMAEERLKQEREMMEQKARDRAAEELGVKADEGESLEGAAKRRLEEEAAKGLRKLFGD; encoded by the coding sequence ATGCGCTGGATGATCCGGGGACTTCTGGGAGTGGTGGTTCTGGTCGGGCTTGGGGGCGCCCTGGTGCTGCTGATGCCGACCGACAGGGTGGCGCGGCTGGCGGCCGATCAGGTCGAGAAGGCGACCGGCCGCGTGCTGACCATCTCGGGCGGGGTGCGGCCGTCGCTCTGGCCCGAGATCGGCGTCGAGACCGGGGCGGTGAGCCTTGCCAATGCCGACTGGTCCGAGCAGGGTCCGATGCTGACGGCCGAGGGGCTGGCGGTGGGCATCGACTTCGCCCGGCTGCTCCGCGGCCAGATTGCGGTGCGCGAGGTTGCGGTGATCGCGCCGCATATCCTGCTGGAACGCCGGGCCGACGGGCGCGGCAACTGGGAGTTCGACCGGCCCGAAAGCGCGGCCGCGCCCGGGGCGGCAGCGGAGCCTGGGGCCGAGACACAGGGGCAGGGGGCACTTGCGGGGATCACGCTCGACCGTGGAGAGATCGCCGATGGTGCGCTTGTCTATCTCGACCATGCCAGCGGTGCCCGGACCGAGCTTTCGGATGTCGCGGCCGAACTGACGGCGCCCGACCGCGACGGCCCGGCCGATCTCAAGTTCAAGGCCCTGCTGAACGGGCAGGAGGTCAGCCTGTCGGCCCGGATCGCCCGGGCTGCGGCGCTGATCGACGGAGAGCAGGCGCGGGTGACACTCGATGCGGCGCTGGGGCGGGCGAGCCTTGCCTTTGACGGGCCGGTGGGGCTGGCGCCGCTCTCGGCCGATGGCAAGCTCTTTGCCGATGTCTCGGATCTGCGCGCGATCTTCGCGGCCGCCGGGGCCACGCCGCCCCAGCTGCCCTCGGGCGTCGGTCAGCGACTGGTGCTGGAGGGGCATGCCGCGCTGACGCCCGACGGTGCGATCCGGCTCGAGCGGGCGAGCTTCGGGCAGGATGGCAACACGATCTCGGGCGATGCCGAATTCGTGCCCGGGGCACGGCCCCATCTCGAGGCCAGGCTCTCGGCCGGAACGCTTGATCTGTCGCCCTTCGTTGCGAACGGCAGCGGTGGCGGTGCGGATAAGAAGGGGGGCGCCGGCTCGGCCTCGAATGCGCCTCCGGCGGGCTGGTCGACAGCCCCGATCGATACTGACTGGATGAGGACGCTCGATGCCGAGATCGGCCTCGATGCCGAGGGGCTGGACCTCGGCAAGGTGCGACTGGGGCGCCTGCGCCTCGATGCGCGGCTGGAAGATGCGCGGCTTTCAGGCGATCTGCACGAATTGCAGGCCTATGCGGGCAATGTGACCGGCAGTTTTGACGTGGATGGCCGCAAGGGGCTGTCGCTGGGCGCCGATCTCGACATCGCGGGCGTGGCGGCCGAGGCGCTGCTGCGCGACATGGCCGGTTTCGACCGGCTGCAGACCTCGGCCGATCTGCAGCTTTCCCTGCAGGCCTCGGGCCGGTCGGTCGCGGCCCTGATGGGCTCGCTGTCGGGCGGCGGCACGTTCGGCTTCGGCCGCGGCGAGTTCCGCGGGCTCGATCTCGCGGGCATGCTGATCAATCTCGACCCGTCCTATATAGGGGCTGGGGCCAAGACGATCTTCGACTCGATTTCGGCAAGCTTCACGCTCGACCGGGGCGTGCTTTCGAATTCGGACCTCCGGCTCGTGGCGCCCCTTCTCTCTGCCGGGGGGCGTGGCCGCGTCGATCTTGCGGCGCGCGATCTCGACTACACGCTGGTTCCGACCGCTTTGCCGGGCTCGGGCAATGGCGGGATCAGCGTGCCGCTTCGGATCACCGGCCCCTGGGCGGCGCCGCGCGTGAGGCTAGATGCCGGGGCCATGGCCGAGGAGCGGCTGAAGCAGGAGCGCGAGATGATGGAGCAGAAAGCGCGCGATCGGGCGGCCGAAGAACTTGGGGTGAAGGCCGATGAGGGCGAAAGCCTCGAGGGCGCAGCCAAGCGGCGGCTTGAGGAAGAGGCCGCGAAAGGGCTGAGAAAGCTGTTCGGAGATTGA
- a CDS encoding ABC transporter permease — translation MNATGMGVRRFGHINWLGLYTLSAREIQRFLAVWSQTLAAPLATAALFLGVFSLAIGPSRGDVMGVPFVHFLAPGILMMTVIQNAFANTSSSILISKVQGNIVDTLMPPLSPVELLAGYTAGGVARGLLVAVAVGFLMLTVLGMGVAHPVWALVFVLLGSAFLSALGIMAAILANKFDQMAAITNFIITPLSFLSGTFYSIERLPLGMQIATHVNPVFYLIDGVRYGIIGRSDSSPWLGLGVCTLATALVMALCWRWFRTGYRLKA, via the coding sequence ATGAACGCAACCGGGATGGGGGTGCGCCGCTTCGGACACATCAACTGGCTGGGGCTTTACACGCTGAGCGCGCGGGAAATTCAGCGGTTCCTGGCGGTCTGGAGCCAGACTCTGGCCGCGCCGCTGGCGACGGCGGCACTGTTCCTGGGGGTCTTCTCGCTGGCGATCGGGCCGTCGCGGGGCGATGTGATGGGGGTGCCCTTCGTGCATTTCCTGGCGCCCGGCATCCTGATGATGACGGTGATCCAGAACGCCTTCGCCAACACCTCCTCCTCGATCCTGATTTCCAAGGTGCAGGGCAATATCGTCGACACGCTGATGCCGCCGCTGTCGCCGGTCGAGCTGCTGGCGGGCTATACTGCGGGGGGCGTGGCGCGCGGGCTGCTGGTCGCCGTCGCGGTCGGGTTCCTTATGCTGACGGTGCTTGGGATGGGGGTCGCGCATCCGGTCTGGGCGCTGGTCTTCGTGCTGCTGGGCTCGGCCTTCCTCTCGGCGCTGGGGATCATGGCGGCGATCCTCGCCAACAAGTTCGACCAGATGGCGGCGATCACGAATTTCATCATCACCCCGCTGAGCTTCCTGTCGGGGACCTTCTACTCGATCGAGCGGCTGCCGCTGGGAATGCAGATCGCGACCCATGTGAACCCGGTCTTCTACCTGATCGACGGGGTGCGCTACGGCATCATCGGCCGGTCCGACAGCTCGCCTTGGCTCGGGCTCGGGGTCTGCACATTGGCCACGGCGCTGGTCATGGCGCTGTGCTGGCGCTGGTTCAGAACCGGGTACCGGCTGAAGGCCTGA